In Populus alba chromosome 1, ASM523922v2, whole genome shotgun sequence, a single window of DNA contains:
- the LOC118033806 gene encoding DNA-directed RNA polymerase IV subunit 1 isoform X2, translating into MKFKVSSKEIFRKTAIIAEIRETLSKKPQKGFKKILAADYWDIFPKDEQEEEEETNAKPNRRVLSHSQVRHMLKDVDPNFIKLSILKTDTIFLNCFPVTPNSHRVTEVTHAFSNGQRLIFDERTRSYKKMVDFRGVANTLSFHVMDCLKTSKLNPDKSGNIDPWTAQPKKSNDYVNNASGLRWIKDVILGKRNDHSFRMVIVGDPNLQLHEIGIPCHIAERLQVSESLTAWNWDKLNACFEKSRFEKGDMHVRREGNLVRVRHMKELRLGDIIYRPLNDGDTVLINRPPSIHQHSLIALSVKVLPVPSVLAINPLCCPPFRADFDGDCLHGYVPQSVDTRVELTELVSLDKQLTNWQSGRNLLSLSQDSLTAAHLVLEDDVFLSSFELQQLQMFRPERFLLPAVKAPSANALVWTGKQLISMLLPVGFDHDFPSCNVCIRDGDLVSSEGSFWLWDTDGNLFQSLVKHCHGQVLDFLYAAQRVLCEWLSMRGLSVSLSDLYLCPDSNSRKNMMDEIWYGLQDADYACNLKHLMVDSCRDFLTGNNEEDQCNVERLRFLSGCSEEDYCVMAFDGERLCYEKQRSAALSQSSVDAFRLVFRDIQSLVYKYASQDNSFLAMFKAGSKGNLLKLVQHSMCLGLQHALASLSFRIPHQLSCAGWNKQKADDATESAKRYIPHAVVEGSFLSGLNPVECFVHSVTSRDSSFSDNADLPGTLFRRMMFFMRDLHGAYDGTVRNAYGNQLVQFSYNIDDMDPSGSVDEINNGDGIAGRPVGPLAACAISEAAYSALDQPISLLEKSPLLNLKNVLECGLKRNSAHQTMSLFLSEKLGRKRHGFEYAALEVQNHLERLLFSDIVSFVRIIFSPQSDGRMHFSPWVCHFHVYKEIVKKRSLKVHYIIDALEKQCKSKTRFSKVQITSRYCTVADTWKEKKETFCITVTIGETSKNEFIELETIQDLMIPFLLETVLKGFMEIQKVDILWNDKPKIPKSHTRLRGELFLRVHMSRGSDKTRLWNQLMDDCLSIMDLIDWARSHPDNIHECCLAYGIDAGWKFFLNNLQSAMSDVGKTVLPEHLLLVANCLSVTGEFVGLNAKGLKRQREHASVSTPFVQACFSNPGDCFIRAAKAGVVDDLQGSIDALAWGKIPAIGTGQFDVVYSGKGLEFSKPVDVYNLLGSQMISTEQNTEFGVLDAQIYKSDKCGAQFLHKFGGCGPKGFKVKEGIPRSFLRRLLTYDDIQRMSYTVRKILNKYSVDQQLNESDKSVLMMTLYFHPRRDEKIGIGAKDIKVINHPEYQDTRCFSLVRTDGTIEDFSYRKCLHNALEIIAPQRAKRYCERYLTSKVSATDNSGCTDLPLDN; encoded by the exons ATGAAATTCAAAGTCTCCTCCAAAgaaattttcagaaaaacaGCAATTATAGCAGAGATCAGGGAAACATTGTCGAAAAAACCCCAGAAAGGATTCAAGAAAATTCTGGCTGCTGACTATTGGGATATTTTCCCGAAAgatgaacaagaagaagaggaagaaaccaATGCAAAACCAAACAGAAGAGTTCTATCACATTCACAG GTCCGACATATGTTGAAAGATGTTGATCCAAATTTCATAAAACTGTCTATTTTGAAGACAGATACAATTTTCCTCAATTGTTTCCCAGTAACACCAAATTCTCATCGTGTGACAGAAGTTACACATGCATTTTCTAATGGGCAGCGATTGATCTTT GATGAACGGACTAGGTCTTACAAAAAAATGGTTGATTTCAGAGGGGTAGCAAATACATTGAGTTTTCACGTCATGGACTGTCTGAAAACTTCTAAA CTAAACCCAGACAAGTCAGGAAATATTGATCCTTGGACTGCTCAACCTAAGAAAAGCAACGATTATGTTAACAATGCATCTGGTTTGAGATGGATCAAGGATGTCATTCTAGGTAAACGGAATGATCATTCATTCCGTATGGTGATTGTAGGGGATCCTAATCTCCAACTGCATGAAATTGGTATACCTTGTCATATTGCTGAGAGGTTGCAAGTTTCAGAATCTCTCACAGCTTGGAATTGGGATAAGTTGAATGCTTGTTTTGAGAAAAGCCGTTTTGAGAAGGGTGACATGCATGTTCGCAGAGAAGGGAATCTGGTTCGTGTTCGTCACATGAAAGAACTTCGTCTTGGCGACATCATTTATAGACCTCTTAATGATGGAGATACGGTCTTGATCAATAGGCCCCCATCCATACATCAACACTCCCTCATTGCTCTCTCTGTTAAAGTCCTTCCAGTGCCTTCGGTTCTAGCAATTAATCCCCTCTGTTGTCCCCCATTCCGTGCTGATTTCGATGGTGATTGTCTGCACGGCTATGTTCCTCAATCGGTTGACACCAGAGTTGAGCTAACTGAGCTTGTTTCCTTGGATAAGCAGTTAACTAATTGGCAGAGTGGCAGGAATCTTCTTTCTCTTAGTCAAGATAGTTTAACTGCTGCTCACTTGGTTTTGGAGGATGATGTTTTCTTAAGTTCTTTTGAGTTGCAGCAACTGCAAATGTTTCGACCTGAGCGATTCCTGTTGCCAGCAGTTAAAGCTCCTTCAGCTAATGCTCTTGTTTGGACTGGAAAGCAGTTGATCAGCATGCTCCTACCTGTAGGATTTGATCATGATTTTCCATCATGCAATGTTTGCATTCGAGATGGTGATCTTGTTTCTTCTGAAGGGTCCTTTTGGCTATGGGACACTGATGGTAACCTATTCCAAAGCCTTGTGAAACATTGCCATGGTCAGGTTCTTGATTTCTTGTATGCAGCTCAGAGAGTTCTTTGTGAATGGTTATCAATGAGGGGCTTGAGTGTTTCTCTATCTGATCTGTACCTCTGTCCTGATTCTAACTCACGGAAAAACATGATGGATGAAATTTGGTATGGATTGCAAGATGCTGACTATGCATGCAACTTGAAACATTTGATGGTAGATTCCTGTCGGGATTTCCTCACTGGAAATAATGAAGAGGATCAGTGCAATGTTGAACGATTGCGTTTCCTTTCTGGATGCAGTGAAGAGGATTATTGTGTTATGGCCTTTGATGGAGAGCGCTTGTGTTATGAGAAGCAAAGATCTGCTGCACTCAGTCAATCTTCTGTTGATGCTTTCAGGCTAGTGTTTCGGGATATTCAAAGTTTAGTATACAAATATGCTAGTCAAGACAACTCATTTCTGGCTATGTTTAAGGCAGGAAGCAAGGGTAATCTACTGAAATTAGTGCAGCATAGCATGTGTCTAGGCTTGCAACATGCACTGGCTTCATTGTCCTTCAGAATACCTCATCAGCTCTCATGTGCTGGTTGGAATAAGCAAAAGGCAGATGATGCTACTGAATCTGCCAAGCGCTACATCCCACATGCTGTTGTTGAAGGCTCTTTTCTATCTGGCTTGAATCCTGTTGAGTGTTTTGTTCATTCAGTAACAAGCCGAGATAGCTCTTTCAGTGACAATGCTGATCTTCCTGGGACTTTGTTTCGAAGGATGATGTTCTTCATGCGTGATTTGCATGGTGCATATGATGGAACAGTTAGAAATGCATACGGGAATCAGCTTGTTCAATTCTCTTACAATATTGATGACATGGATCCATCTGGTAGTGTTGATGAGATCAATAACGGTGATGGGATAGCTGGTCGGCCAGTGGGTCCATTGGCTGCATGTGCCATCTCTGAAGCTGCATACAGTGCCCTGGATCAACCAATCAGCCTACTTGAAAAATCACCTCTGCTGAATCTGAAg AATGTATTGGAGTGTGGTCTGAAAAGGAATAGTGCTCACCAAACCATGTCACTATTTTTGTCTGAGAAACTTGGGAGAAAGAGGCATGGTTTCGAGTATGCAGCATTAGAAGTCCAGAACCATTTAGAGAGACTACTCTTTTCAGACATTGTTTCTTTTGTCAGGATAAT CTTTTCCCCTCAAAGTGATGGCAGGATGCATTTTAGTCCCTGGGTTTGCCATTTTCATGTATACAAg gAAATTGTAAAGAAGAGAAGTCTAAAGGTGCACTACATAATTGATGCCCTTGAAAAGCAGTGTAAATCAAAAACTCGTTTTTCTAAAGTGCAAATAACAAGCAG GTACTGCACTGTAGCTGACacttggaaggaaaaaaaagaaacattttgcATAACTGTCACCATAGGTGAAACTTCCAAGAATGAATTCATAGAATTGGAGACAATTCAAGACCTAATGATTCCATTCCTTCTTGAAACAGTTCTAAAAG GATTCATGGAGATACAAAAGGTTGACATTTTGTGGAATGATAAGCCCAAGATACCAAAATCTCATACTCGTCTCCGTGGTGAGCTCTTCTTGAGGGTTCACATGTCAAGAGGATCTGACAAAACAAGACTCTGGAACCAACTTATGGATGACTGTCTCTCAATAATGGATCTTATTGACTGGGCTCGTAGTCATCCTGATAACATACATGAATGCTGTTTGGCTTATGGCATAGATGCTGGATGGAAATTTTTTCTCAAT AATTTGCAGTCTGCAATGTCTGATGTTGGCAAGACAGTGCTTCCTGAACATTTGCTTCTTGTTGCAAATTGTCTCTCAGTTACTGGGGAGTTTGTTGGCCTAAATGCAAAAGGCTTGAAACGACAAAGAGAGCATGCTTCTGTCTCAACGCCTTTTGTGCAAGCATGCTTTTCT AATCCTGGTGATTGCTTTATCAGGGCTGCAAAGGCTGGAGTGGTGGATGATCTCCAGGGAAGCATAGATGCTTTGGCATGGGGAAAGATTCCTGCCATTGGGACTGGACAATTTGATGTTGTATACTCTGGAAAG GGTTTAGAGTTTTCAAAGCCTGTTGATGTGTATAACCTTCTGGGAAGCCAAATGATATCTACTGAGCAGAATACTGAGTTTGGAGTACTGGATGCTCAAATCTATAAATCTGATAAATGTGGAGCTCAGTTTCTGCACAAGTTTGGTGGTTGTGGCCCTAAAGGATTTAAAGTAAAGGAGGGTATACCAAGATCATTCTTACGACGTCTTCTTACATATGATGACATTCAACGGATGTCCTATACAGTGAGAAAAATCTTGAATAA GTACTCTGTAGACCAACAATTAAATGAGAGTGACAAGTCTGTTTTGATGATGACTTTATATTTCCATCCTCGAAGGgatgagaagattggaattgGAGCCAAAGACATCAAG GTTATAAACCACCCAGAATATCAAGATACACGCTGCTTTTCACTGGTTAGAACAGATGGGACGATAGAGGACTTCTCATATCGCAAATGTCTCCATAACGCTCTTGAGATCATTGCTCCTCAAAGGGCCAAAAGGTATTGTGAAAGATATTTGACATCTAAGGTCTCTGCAACAGACAACAGTGGGTGTACTGACTTGCCATTGGATAACTAA
- the LOC118033806 gene encoding DNA-directed RNA polymerase IV subunit 1 isoform X1, with protein MEIDFSEEQQVPSGLITGIAFGVLTEAETEKLSVLNIDAVSEVTDPKLGLPNPSSQCTTCGSRDLKSCEGHFGVINFPYTIVHPYFLSEVVQILNKICPGCKSIRLAKATELITKENPQRRGCKYCAGNSLGWYPPMKFKVSSKEIFRKTAIIAEIRETLSKKPQKGFKKILAADYWDIFPKDEQEEEEETNAKPNRRVLSHSQVRHMLKDVDPNFIKLSILKTDTIFLNCFPVTPNSHRVTEVTHAFSNGQRLIFDERTRSYKKMVDFRGVANTLSFHVMDCLKTSKLNPDKSGNIDPWTAQPKKSNDYVNNASGLRWIKDVILGKRNDHSFRMVIVGDPNLQLHEIGIPCHIAERLQVSESLTAWNWDKLNACFEKSRFEKGDMHVRREGNLVRVRHMKELRLGDIIYRPLNDGDTVLINRPPSIHQHSLIALSVKVLPVPSVLAINPLCCPPFRADFDGDCLHGYVPQSVDTRVELTELVSLDKQLTNWQSGRNLLSLSQDSLTAAHLVLEDDVFLSSFELQQLQMFRPERFLLPAVKAPSANALVWTGKQLISMLLPVGFDHDFPSCNVCIRDGDLVSSEGSFWLWDTDGNLFQSLVKHCHGQVLDFLYAAQRVLCEWLSMRGLSVSLSDLYLCPDSNSRKNMMDEIWYGLQDADYACNLKHLMVDSCRDFLTGNNEEDQCNVERLRFLSGCSEEDYCVMAFDGERLCYEKQRSAALSQSSVDAFRLVFRDIQSLVYKYASQDNSFLAMFKAGSKGNLLKLVQHSMCLGLQHALASLSFRIPHQLSCAGWNKQKADDATESAKRYIPHAVVEGSFLSGLNPVECFVHSVTSRDSSFSDNADLPGTLFRRMMFFMRDLHGAYDGTVRNAYGNQLVQFSYNIDDMDPSGSVDEINNGDGIAGRPVGPLAACAISEAAYSALDQPISLLEKSPLLNLKNVLECGLKRNSAHQTMSLFLSEKLGRKRHGFEYAALEVQNHLERLLFSDIVSFVRIIFSPQSDGRMHFSPWVCHFHVYKEIVKKRSLKVHYIIDALEKQCKSKTRFSKVQITSRYCTVADTWKEKKETFCITVTIGETSKNEFIELETIQDLMIPFLLETVLKGFMEIQKVDILWNDKPKIPKSHTRLRGELFLRVHMSRGSDKTRLWNQLMDDCLSIMDLIDWARSHPDNIHECCLAYGIDAGWKFFLNNLQSAMSDVGKTVLPEHLLLVANCLSVTGEFVGLNAKGLKRQREHASVSTPFVQACFSNPGDCFIRAAKAGVVDDLQGSIDALAWGKIPAIGTGQFDVVYSGKGLEFSKPVDVYNLLGSQMISTEQNTEFGVLDAQIYKSDKCGAQFLHKFGGCGPKGFKVKEGIPRSFLRRLLTYDDIQRMSYTVRKILNKYSVDQQLNESDKSVLMMTLYFHPRRDEKIGIGAKDIKVINHPEYQDTRCFSLVRTDGTIEDFSYRKCLHNALEIIAPQRAKRYCERYLTSKVSATDNSGCTDLPLDN; from the exons ATGGAGATTGATTTTTCTGAAGAGCAGCAGGTGCCATCTGGTCTGATAACTGGGATAGCTTTTGGTGTTTTAACTGAGGCAGAAACG GAAAAACTTTCAGTTCTAAATATTGATGCTGTAAGTGAGGTCACTGATCCTAAGCTAGGACTTCCAAATCCATCTTCGCAGTGCACCACATGTGGCTCTAGGGATTTAAAGTCATGTGAAG GTCATTTTGGTGTTATTAATTTTCCATACACTATAGTACATCCATACTTTTTGTCTGAAGTTGTACAGATTCTGAATAAAATTTGCCCAGGATGTAAATCTATTCGATTGGCCAAG GCGACAGAGTTGATAACTAAAGAAAATCCACAGAGAAGGGGCTGCAAATATTGTGCT GGAAATTCACTAGGTTGGTATCCACCAATGAAATTCAAAGTCTCCTCCAAAgaaattttcagaaaaacaGCAATTATAGCAGAGATCAGGGAAACATTGTCGAAAAAACCCCAGAAAGGATTCAAGAAAATTCTGGCTGCTGACTATTGGGATATTTTCCCGAAAgatgaacaagaagaagaggaagaaaccaATGCAAAACCAAACAGAAGAGTTCTATCACATTCACAG GTCCGACATATGTTGAAAGATGTTGATCCAAATTTCATAAAACTGTCTATTTTGAAGACAGATACAATTTTCCTCAATTGTTTCCCAGTAACACCAAATTCTCATCGTGTGACAGAAGTTACACATGCATTTTCTAATGGGCAGCGATTGATCTTT GATGAACGGACTAGGTCTTACAAAAAAATGGTTGATTTCAGAGGGGTAGCAAATACATTGAGTTTTCACGTCATGGACTGTCTGAAAACTTCTAAA CTAAACCCAGACAAGTCAGGAAATATTGATCCTTGGACTGCTCAACCTAAGAAAAGCAACGATTATGTTAACAATGCATCTGGTTTGAGATGGATCAAGGATGTCATTCTAGGTAAACGGAATGATCATTCATTCCGTATGGTGATTGTAGGGGATCCTAATCTCCAACTGCATGAAATTGGTATACCTTGTCATATTGCTGAGAGGTTGCAAGTTTCAGAATCTCTCACAGCTTGGAATTGGGATAAGTTGAATGCTTGTTTTGAGAAAAGCCGTTTTGAGAAGGGTGACATGCATGTTCGCAGAGAAGGGAATCTGGTTCGTGTTCGTCACATGAAAGAACTTCGTCTTGGCGACATCATTTATAGACCTCTTAATGATGGAGATACGGTCTTGATCAATAGGCCCCCATCCATACATCAACACTCCCTCATTGCTCTCTCTGTTAAAGTCCTTCCAGTGCCTTCGGTTCTAGCAATTAATCCCCTCTGTTGTCCCCCATTCCGTGCTGATTTCGATGGTGATTGTCTGCACGGCTATGTTCCTCAATCGGTTGACACCAGAGTTGAGCTAACTGAGCTTGTTTCCTTGGATAAGCAGTTAACTAATTGGCAGAGTGGCAGGAATCTTCTTTCTCTTAGTCAAGATAGTTTAACTGCTGCTCACTTGGTTTTGGAGGATGATGTTTTCTTAAGTTCTTTTGAGTTGCAGCAACTGCAAATGTTTCGACCTGAGCGATTCCTGTTGCCAGCAGTTAAAGCTCCTTCAGCTAATGCTCTTGTTTGGACTGGAAAGCAGTTGATCAGCATGCTCCTACCTGTAGGATTTGATCATGATTTTCCATCATGCAATGTTTGCATTCGAGATGGTGATCTTGTTTCTTCTGAAGGGTCCTTTTGGCTATGGGACACTGATGGTAACCTATTCCAAAGCCTTGTGAAACATTGCCATGGTCAGGTTCTTGATTTCTTGTATGCAGCTCAGAGAGTTCTTTGTGAATGGTTATCAATGAGGGGCTTGAGTGTTTCTCTATCTGATCTGTACCTCTGTCCTGATTCTAACTCACGGAAAAACATGATGGATGAAATTTGGTATGGATTGCAAGATGCTGACTATGCATGCAACTTGAAACATTTGATGGTAGATTCCTGTCGGGATTTCCTCACTGGAAATAATGAAGAGGATCAGTGCAATGTTGAACGATTGCGTTTCCTTTCTGGATGCAGTGAAGAGGATTATTGTGTTATGGCCTTTGATGGAGAGCGCTTGTGTTATGAGAAGCAAAGATCTGCTGCACTCAGTCAATCTTCTGTTGATGCTTTCAGGCTAGTGTTTCGGGATATTCAAAGTTTAGTATACAAATATGCTAGTCAAGACAACTCATTTCTGGCTATGTTTAAGGCAGGAAGCAAGGGTAATCTACTGAAATTAGTGCAGCATAGCATGTGTCTAGGCTTGCAACATGCACTGGCTTCATTGTCCTTCAGAATACCTCATCAGCTCTCATGTGCTGGTTGGAATAAGCAAAAGGCAGATGATGCTACTGAATCTGCCAAGCGCTACATCCCACATGCTGTTGTTGAAGGCTCTTTTCTATCTGGCTTGAATCCTGTTGAGTGTTTTGTTCATTCAGTAACAAGCCGAGATAGCTCTTTCAGTGACAATGCTGATCTTCCTGGGACTTTGTTTCGAAGGATGATGTTCTTCATGCGTGATTTGCATGGTGCATATGATGGAACAGTTAGAAATGCATACGGGAATCAGCTTGTTCAATTCTCTTACAATATTGATGACATGGATCCATCTGGTAGTGTTGATGAGATCAATAACGGTGATGGGATAGCTGGTCGGCCAGTGGGTCCATTGGCTGCATGTGCCATCTCTGAAGCTGCATACAGTGCCCTGGATCAACCAATCAGCCTACTTGAAAAATCACCTCTGCTGAATCTGAAg AATGTATTGGAGTGTGGTCTGAAAAGGAATAGTGCTCACCAAACCATGTCACTATTTTTGTCTGAGAAACTTGGGAGAAAGAGGCATGGTTTCGAGTATGCAGCATTAGAAGTCCAGAACCATTTAGAGAGACTACTCTTTTCAGACATTGTTTCTTTTGTCAGGATAAT CTTTTCCCCTCAAAGTGATGGCAGGATGCATTTTAGTCCCTGGGTTTGCCATTTTCATGTATACAAg gAAATTGTAAAGAAGAGAAGTCTAAAGGTGCACTACATAATTGATGCCCTTGAAAAGCAGTGTAAATCAAAAACTCGTTTTTCTAAAGTGCAAATAACAAGCAG GTACTGCACTGTAGCTGACacttggaaggaaaaaaaagaaacattttgcATAACTGTCACCATAGGTGAAACTTCCAAGAATGAATTCATAGAATTGGAGACAATTCAAGACCTAATGATTCCATTCCTTCTTGAAACAGTTCTAAAAG GATTCATGGAGATACAAAAGGTTGACATTTTGTGGAATGATAAGCCCAAGATACCAAAATCTCATACTCGTCTCCGTGGTGAGCTCTTCTTGAGGGTTCACATGTCAAGAGGATCTGACAAAACAAGACTCTGGAACCAACTTATGGATGACTGTCTCTCAATAATGGATCTTATTGACTGGGCTCGTAGTCATCCTGATAACATACATGAATGCTGTTTGGCTTATGGCATAGATGCTGGATGGAAATTTTTTCTCAAT AATTTGCAGTCTGCAATGTCTGATGTTGGCAAGACAGTGCTTCCTGAACATTTGCTTCTTGTTGCAAATTGTCTCTCAGTTACTGGGGAGTTTGTTGGCCTAAATGCAAAAGGCTTGAAACGACAAAGAGAGCATGCTTCTGTCTCAACGCCTTTTGTGCAAGCATGCTTTTCT AATCCTGGTGATTGCTTTATCAGGGCTGCAAAGGCTGGAGTGGTGGATGATCTCCAGGGAAGCATAGATGCTTTGGCATGGGGAAAGATTCCTGCCATTGGGACTGGACAATTTGATGTTGTATACTCTGGAAAG GGTTTAGAGTTTTCAAAGCCTGTTGATGTGTATAACCTTCTGGGAAGCCAAATGATATCTACTGAGCAGAATACTGAGTTTGGAGTACTGGATGCTCAAATCTATAAATCTGATAAATGTGGAGCTCAGTTTCTGCACAAGTTTGGTGGTTGTGGCCCTAAAGGATTTAAAGTAAAGGAGGGTATACCAAGATCATTCTTACGACGTCTTCTTACATATGATGACATTCAACGGATGTCCTATACAGTGAGAAAAATCTTGAATAA GTACTCTGTAGACCAACAATTAAATGAGAGTGACAAGTCTGTTTTGATGATGACTTTATATTTCCATCCTCGAAGGgatgagaagattggaattgGAGCCAAAGACATCAAG GTTATAAACCACCCAGAATATCAAGATACACGCTGCTTTTCACTGGTTAGAACAGATGGGACGATAGAGGACTTCTCATATCGCAAATGTCTCCATAACGCTCTTGAGATCATTGCTCCTCAAAGGGCCAAAAGGTATTGTGAAAGATATTTGACATCTAAGGTCTCTGCAACAGACAACAGTGGGTGTACTGACTTGCCATTGGATAACTAA